From one Pithys albifrons albifrons isolate INPA30051 chromosome 22, PitAlb_v1, whole genome shotgun sequence genomic stretch:
- the ARHGEF10L gene encoding rho guanine nucleotide exchange factor 10-like protein isoform X1, which produces MASSELPPHPAVGATVPPEPPSPVPAGGEAVGEAFAFEDSEEEEEEEEEDSTADPGGNVVLQAPPRRRRTTSSGGEGPVPETQEGLPTRMSNGEAGGAPPSRPQTWKRESICRGERFSFPEVEDDVIYDDVPCENLDVLQDGAGREQSLIYEEVQRGEGSRISEDLGWSSSEFESYSEDSAEESKREAEPTKHRASFQPKLSPDLNRLKERYTRTKRDILALRVGGKDMQELKQKYDWKMTQLMKAAKSGTKDGLEKTKIAVMRKVTFLHRKEAPGDSEEEDTGFLEVTVSDMKHPPPELGPMPEGLSPQQVVRRHILGSIVQSERSYVDSLKRILQDYRNPLLEMEPKVLSARKCQVVFFRLKEILQCHSMFQIALSSRVAEWDSAEKIGDLFVASFSKSMVLDVYSDYVNNFTTAMSLIKKACLTKPAFLDFLKKRQMASADRVTLYGLMVKPIQRFPQFILLLQDMLKNTPKGHADRLSLQLALTELETLAEKLNEQKRLADQVAEIQQLSKSISDRSSLNKLLSSGQRQLLLCETLTETVYGDRGQLIKSKERKVFLLNDMLVCANINFKGQLEISSLVPLGPKYVLKWSTALPQVQVVEVGQESGAYDKDNVVIHNAGAKRHAPAGQASHNKVYLGPPRLFQELQDLQKDLAVVEQITLLISTLHGTYQNLNMTVAQDWCLALQRMMKVKEEEIHSANKCRLRLLLPGKPDKSGRPISVMVVFITPNPLSKISWVNRLHLAKIGLREENQPGWLCPDEDKKSKAPFWCPILSCHMPAFSSKALDLQLGAAVHNPVQSSLLGFSAVSTSLPQGYLWVGGGQEGAGGQVEIFSLNRAVPRTVKSFPVTSPVLCMEYIPEPEQGEPRDSQEARASEQPPSNPHPTVCLGLQDGSILVYGSVDTGAPCLLSCRSPGMQPILCLRHSPEFLFAGLQDGSVAAYPRSDGGLWDPAVLPTPVPVGTGPVRALLTLDETLWASCANQVTVLDATTLRAQQTFEAHPEADASVTHMVKAGSGVWMAFSSGSSIRLFHTETLEHLQEINIATRTTFVLPGQKHVRVTSLLICQGSLWVGTDQGIIVLLPVPRLEGIPKITGKGMVSLNGHSGPVEFLAVASSTLAPDVLKGDQEEEEEGEEEKPPELEGFPPREMRKKGILLQYRLRSTCHLPGQLLSVREAAPGTPGHQEEEEEEEDGSIYELAHEPDVWVRSRPCARDAPRKEICSVAIVSGGRGYRSFGSDATRRGGGGDSALLIWQLPLML; this is translated from the exons ATGGCTTCGTCTGAGCTGCCCCCACACCCTGCAGTAG GTGCCAcggtgccccctgagccccccagcccggTGCCCGCAGGGGGTGAGGCCGTGGGCGAAGCCTTTGCCTTCGAGgacagtgaggaggaagaggaggaggaagaggaggattcCACGGCCGATCCCGGTGGGAACGTTGTCCTGCAGGCCCCGCCGCGCCGGCGGCGCACGACGAGCTCCGGGGGCG AGGGGCCGGTGCCGGAGACCCAGGAAGG GCTCCCGACGAGGATGAGCAATGGGGAGGCCGGAGGAGCCCCCCCCAGTCGCCCCCAGACCTGGAAGAGGGAGAGCATCTGCCGAG GCGAGCGCTTCTCCTTCCCGGAGGTGGAGGACGACGTGATCTACGATGACGTTCCCTGTGAAAACCTGGATGTCCTTCAGGATG gagcagggagggagcagagcctgatcTATGAGGAGGTGCAGAGGGGAGAGGGCTCCAGGATCAGCGAGGATCTGGGCTGGAGCTCCAGCGAGTTCGAGAGCTACAGCGAGGACTCCGCCGAGGAATCCAAGCGCGAGGCCGAGCCCACCAAACACCGAGCATCCTTCCAGCCCAAG CTTTCTCCAGACCTGAATAGACTAAAGGAGAGATACACCAGGACTAAGAGGGACATCCTGGCTTTAAGAGTTGGGGGGAAGGACATGCAGGAGCTGAAGCAGAAGTACGATTGGAAG ATGACCCAGCTGATGAAAGCGGCCAAAAGTGGCACCAAGGATGGTCTGGAGAAGACCAAGATCGCGGTGATGAGGAAGGTGACCTTCCTGCACCGGAAAGAAGCGCCAG GAGACTCGGAGGAGGAGGACACAGGATTCCTGGAGGTCACCGTGTCCGACATGAAGCACCCCCCGCCGGAGCTGGGCCCCATGCCCGAGGGGCTGAGCCCTCAGCAG GTGGTGCGGAGGCACATCCTGGGCTCCATCGTGCAGAGCGAGAGGAGCTACGTGGACTCCCTGAAGCGCATCCTGCAG GATTACAGGAACCCTCTGCTGGAGATGGAGCCGAAGGTGCTGAGTGCCAGGAAGTGCCAGGTGGTGTTTTTCCGGCTGAAGGAGATCCTGCAGTGCCACTCCATGTTCCAGATCGCCCTCTCCTCCCGCGTGGCCGAGTGGGACTCGGCCGAGAAGATTGGGGACCTCTTCGTGGCCTCG TTCTCCAAGTCCATGGTGCTGGACGTCTACAGCGACTACGTCAACAACTTCACCACGGCCATGTCGCTCATCAAGAAGGCCTGTCTCACCAAACCTGCCTTCCTGGACTTCCTTAAG AAGAGGCAGATGGCCAGCGCCGACCGCGTCACGCTCTACGGGCTGATGGTGAAGCCCATCCAGAGGTTCCCTCAGttcatcctcctcctgcag gacaTGCTGAAAAACACCCCCAAGGGCCACGCAGACCGTCTGTCCCTCCAGTTGGCCCTCACTGAGCTGGAGACGTTGGCGGAGAAACTCAACGAGCAGAAGCGCTTGGCCGACCAAGTGGCCGAAATCCAACAGCTCAGCAAGAGCATCAGTGACAGGAGCAGCCTCAACAAG ctgctgagctcggggcagaggcagctcctgctctgcgAGACGCTGACGGAGACAGTGTACGGCGACCGCGGGcagctcatcaagtccaaggAGAGGAAGGTCTTCCTGCTCAACGACATGTTGGTCTGTGCCAACATCAACTTCAA GGGCCAGTTGGAGATCAGCAGCCTGGTGCCCCTGGGGCCCAAGTACGTGTTGAAgtggagcacagccctgccacaggTGCAGGTGGTGGAGGTGGGGCAGGAGAGCGGCGCCTACGACAAGGACAACGTCGTCATCCACAACGCGGGTGCCAAGAGACACGCACCGGCCGGGCAGGCCTCACACA ATAAAGTCTACCTGGGGCCACCACGGCtcttccaggagctgcaggacctgCAGAAGGACCTGGCGGTGGTGGAGCAGATCACCCTCCTCATCAGCACCTTGCATGGCACCTACCAG AACCTGAACATGACAGTGGCCCAGGACTGGTGCTTGGCCCTGCAGAGGATGATGAaggtgaaggaggaggagatcCACTCTGCCAACAAGTGCCGCCTGCggctcctgctccctggcaaACCGGATAA GTCAGGTCGCCCCATCAGCGTCATGGTGGTCTTCATCACCCCCAACCCCCTGAGCAAGATCTCCTGGGTGAACCGGCTGCACTTGGCCAAGATAGGACTGA GGGAGGAGAACCAGCCAGGATGGCTCTGTCCTGACGAggacaagaaaagcaaagctcCTTTCTGGTGCCCCATCCTGTCCTGCCACATGCCAGCCTTCTCCTCCAAAGCCCTTGATCTGCAG CTCGGTGCTGCCGTCCACAACCCCGTGCAGTCCTCCCTGCTGGGCTTCTCCGCCGTCAGCACGTCGTTGCCGCAGGGCTACCTCTGG GTTGGGGGTGGCCAGGAGGGCGCGGGGGGGCAAGTGGAGATCTTCTCGCTCAACCGCGCCGTGCCGCGCACCGTCAAGTCCTTCCCGGTGACGTCGCCGGTGCTGTGCATGGAATACATCCCGGAGCCGGAGCAGGGAGAGCCCAGGGATTCCCAGGAAGCCCGAGCCAGTGAGCAGCCCCCCTCCAACCCTCATCCCACCGTGTGCCTGGGACTGCAGGATGGAAG catccTGGTCTATGGCAGTGTGGACACTGGAGCCCCTtgtctgctgagctgcaggagcccagggatgcagccaATCCTGTGCCTGAGgcacagcccagaattcctgtttGCTGGATTGCAGGACGGCTCCGTGGCCGCCTATCCCCGGAGCGACG gggggctgtgggacccggcagtgctgcccacccctGTGCCTGTGGGCACCGGCCCCGTCCGTGCCCTCCTGACCCTGGATGAGACGCTCTGGGCCAGCTGTGCCAACCAGGTCACTGTCCTCGATGCCACCACCCTCCGTGCCCAG CAAACCTTCGAGGCCCACCCCGAGGCCGATGCCAGCGTGACCCACATGGTCAAGGCGGGCAGTGGGGTCTGGATGGCCTTCTCCTCGGGCTCCTCCATCCGCCTGTTCCACACCGAGACCCTGGAGCACCTGCAGGAGATCAACATCGCCACCAGGACCACCTTCGTGCTCCCAG GTCAGAAACACGTCCGTGTCACCAGCCTGCTCATCTGCCAGGGCTCCCTCTGGGTGGGCACCGACCAGGGCATCATCGTCCTGCTGCCCGTGCCCCGCTTGGAGGGCATCCCCAAAATCACTG ggaagggcatgGTGTCCCTCAACGGGCACAGCGGCCCCgtggaattcctggctgtggctTCAAGCACTTTGGCCCCCGATGTCCTTAAGGGTgaccaggaggaggaagaggagggtgaggaggagaaACCCCCCGAGCTGGAGGGATTCCCACCCCGggagatgaggaaaaaagggaTTCTGCTGCAGTACCGGCTGCGCTCCACGTGCCACCTGCCCGGGCAGCTGCTGTCGGTGCGGGAGGCGGCACCGGGCACGCCGGGGcaccaggaggaggaggaggaagaggaggatggcTCCATCTATGAGCTGGCCCACGAGCCTGACGTGTGGGTGAGGAGCaggccctgtgccagggatgccCCCAGGAAGGAGATCTGCTCGGTGGCCATCGTGTCCGGCGGGCGCGGGTACCGCAGCTTTGGCAGCGATGCCACCCGGAGGGGCGGGGGCGGTGACAGTGCCCTGCTCATCTGGCAGCTGCCACTCATGCTGTAG
- the ARHGEF10L gene encoding rho guanine nucleotide exchange factor 10-like protein isoform X3: MWKSRPCFPRDASLARSRSSSSAASASGDSEEEDTGFLEVTVSDMKHPPPELGPMPEGLSPQQVVRRHILGSIVQSERSYVDSLKRILQDYRNPLLEMEPKVLSARKCQVVFFRLKEILQCHSMFQIALSSRVAEWDSAEKIGDLFVASFSKSMVLDVYSDYVNNFTTAMSLIKKACLTKPAFLDFLKKRQMASADRVTLYGLMVKPIQRFPQFILLLQDMLKNTPKGHADRLSLQLALTELETLAEKLNEQKRLADQVAEIQQLSKSISDRSSLNKLLSSGQRQLLLCETLTETVYGDRGQLIKSKERKVFLLNDMLVCANINFKGQLEISSLVPLGPKYVLKWSTALPQVQVVEVGQESGAYDKDNVVIHNAGAKRHAPAGQASHNKVYLGPPRLFQELQDLQKDLAVVEQITLLISTLHGTYQNLNMTVAQDWCLALQRMMKVKEEEIHSANKCRLRLLLPGKPDKSGRPISVMVVFITPNPLSKISWVNRLHLAKIGLREENQPGWLCPDEDKKSKAPFWCPILSCHMPAFSSKALDLQLGAAVHNPVQSSLLGFSAVSTSLPQGYLWVGGGQEGAGGQVEIFSLNRAVPRTVKSFPVTSPVLCMEYIPEPEQGEPRDSQEARASEQPPSNPHPTVCLGLQDGSILVYGSVDTGAPCLLSCRSPGMQPILCLRHSPEFLFAGLQDGSVAAYPRSDGGLWDPAVLPTPVPVGTGPVRALLTLDETLWASCANQVTVLDATTLRAQQTFEAHPEADASVTHMVKAGSGVWMAFSSGSSIRLFHTETLEHLQEINIATRTTFVLPGQKHVRVTSLLICQGSLWVGTDQGIIVLLPVPRLEGIPKITGKGMVSLNGHSGPVEFLAVASSTLAPDVLKGDQEEEEEGEEEKPPELEGFPPREMRKKGILLQYRLRSTCHLPGQLLSVREAAPGTPGHQEEEEEEEDGSIYELAHEPDVWVRSRPCARDAPRKEICSVAIVSGGRGYRSFGSDATRRGGGGDSALLIWQLPLML; this comes from the exons ATGTGGAAGAGCCGGCCCTGCTTCCCTCGGGATGCATCCCTGGCTCGCTCAcgctcctcctcctcagcagctTCAGCCTCGG GAGACTCGGAGGAGGAGGACACAGGATTCCTGGAGGTCACCGTGTCCGACATGAAGCACCCCCCGCCGGAGCTGGGCCCCATGCCCGAGGGGCTGAGCCCTCAGCAG GTGGTGCGGAGGCACATCCTGGGCTCCATCGTGCAGAGCGAGAGGAGCTACGTGGACTCCCTGAAGCGCATCCTGCAG GATTACAGGAACCCTCTGCTGGAGATGGAGCCGAAGGTGCTGAGTGCCAGGAAGTGCCAGGTGGTGTTTTTCCGGCTGAAGGAGATCCTGCAGTGCCACTCCATGTTCCAGATCGCCCTCTCCTCCCGCGTGGCCGAGTGGGACTCGGCCGAGAAGATTGGGGACCTCTTCGTGGCCTCG TTCTCCAAGTCCATGGTGCTGGACGTCTACAGCGACTACGTCAACAACTTCACCACGGCCATGTCGCTCATCAAGAAGGCCTGTCTCACCAAACCTGCCTTCCTGGACTTCCTTAAG AAGAGGCAGATGGCCAGCGCCGACCGCGTCACGCTCTACGGGCTGATGGTGAAGCCCATCCAGAGGTTCCCTCAGttcatcctcctcctgcag gacaTGCTGAAAAACACCCCCAAGGGCCACGCAGACCGTCTGTCCCTCCAGTTGGCCCTCACTGAGCTGGAGACGTTGGCGGAGAAACTCAACGAGCAGAAGCGCTTGGCCGACCAAGTGGCCGAAATCCAACAGCTCAGCAAGAGCATCAGTGACAGGAGCAGCCTCAACAAG ctgctgagctcggggcagaggcagctcctgctctgcgAGACGCTGACGGAGACAGTGTACGGCGACCGCGGGcagctcatcaagtccaaggAGAGGAAGGTCTTCCTGCTCAACGACATGTTGGTCTGTGCCAACATCAACTTCAA GGGCCAGTTGGAGATCAGCAGCCTGGTGCCCCTGGGGCCCAAGTACGTGTTGAAgtggagcacagccctgccacaggTGCAGGTGGTGGAGGTGGGGCAGGAGAGCGGCGCCTACGACAAGGACAACGTCGTCATCCACAACGCGGGTGCCAAGAGACACGCACCGGCCGGGCAGGCCTCACACA ATAAAGTCTACCTGGGGCCACCACGGCtcttccaggagctgcaggacctgCAGAAGGACCTGGCGGTGGTGGAGCAGATCACCCTCCTCATCAGCACCTTGCATGGCACCTACCAG AACCTGAACATGACAGTGGCCCAGGACTGGTGCTTGGCCCTGCAGAGGATGATGAaggtgaaggaggaggagatcCACTCTGCCAACAAGTGCCGCCTGCggctcctgctccctggcaaACCGGATAA GTCAGGTCGCCCCATCAGCGTCATGGTGGTCTTCATCACCCCCAACCCCCTGAGCAAGATCTCCTGGGTGAACCGGCTGCACTTGGCCAAGATAGGACTGA GGGAGGAGAACCAGCCAGGATGGCTCTGTCCTGACGAggacaagaaaagcaaagctcCTTTCTGGTGCCCCATCCTGTCCTGCCACATGCCAGCCTTCTCCTCCAAAGCCCTTGATCTGCAG CTCGGTGCTGCCGTCCACAACCCCGTGCAGTCCTCCCTGCTGGGCTTCTCCGCCGTCAGCACGTCGTTGCCGCAGGGCTACCTCTGG GTTGGGGGTGGCCAGGAGGGCGCGGGGGGGCAAGTGGAGATCTTCTCGCTCAACCGCGCCGTGCCGCGCACCGTCAAGTCCTTCCCGGTGACGTCGCCGGTGCTGTGCATGGAATACATCCCGGAGCCGGAGCAGGGAGAGCCCAGGGATTCCCAGGAAGCCCGAGCCAGTGAGCAGCCCCCCTCCAACCCTCATCCCACCGTGTGCCTGGGACTGCAGGATGGAAG catccTGGTCTATGGCAGTGTGGACACTGGAGCCCCTtgtctgctgagctgcaggagcccagggatgcagccaATCCTGTGCCTGAGgcacagcccagaattcctgtttGCTGGATTGCAGGACGGCTCCGTGGCCGCCTATCCCCGGAGCGACG gggggctgtgggacccggcagtgctgcccacccctGTGCCTGTGGGCACCGGCCCCGTCCGTGCCCTCCTGACCCTGGATGAGACGCTCTGGGCCAGCTGTGCCAACCAGGTCACTGTCCTCGATGCCACCACCCTCCGTGCCCAG CAAACCTTCGAGGCCCACCCCGAGGCCGATGCCAGCGTGACCCACATGGTCAAGGCGGGCAGTGGGGTCTGGATGGCCTTCTCCTCGGGCTCCTCCATCCGCCTGTTCCACACCGAGACCCTGGAGCACCTGCAGGAGATCAACATCGCCACCAGGACCACCTTCGTGCTCCCAG GTCAGAAACACGTCCGTGTCACCAGCCTGCTCATCTGCCAGGGCTCCCTCTGGGTGGGCACCGACCAGGGCATCATCGTCCTGCTGCCCGTGCCCCGCTTGGAGGGCATCCCCAAAATCACTG ggaagggcatgGTGTCCCTCAACGGGCACAGCGGCCCCgtggaattcctggctgtggctTCAAGCACTTTGGCCCCCGATGTCCTTAAGGGTgaccaggaggaggaagaggagggtgaggaggagaaACCCCCCGAGCTGGAGGGATTCCCACCCCGggagatgaggaaaaaagggaTTCTGCTGCAGTACCGGCTGCGCTCCACGTGCCACCTGCCCGGGCAGCTGCTGTCGGTGCGGGAGGCGGCACCGGGCACGCCGGGGcaccaggaggaggaggaggaagaggaggatggcTCCATCTATGAGCTGGCCCACGAGCCTGACGTGTGGGTGAGGAGCaggccctgtgccagggatgccCCCAGGAAGGAGATCTGCTCGGTGGCCATCGTGTCCGGCGGGCGCGGGTACCGCAGCTTTGGCAGCGATGCCACCCGGAGGGGCGGGGGCGGTGACAGTGCCCTGCTCATCTGGCAGCTGCCACTCATGCTGTAG